One Lachnospiraceae bacterium C1.1 genomic region harbors:
- the typA gene encoding translational GTPase TypA — protein MISSRDDIRNVAIIAHVDHGKTTLVDALLHQSGVFRENQDVQERVMDSNDIERERGITILSKNTAVKYGDTRINIIDTPGHADFGGEVERILKMVNGVVLLVDAFEGVMPQTKFVLMKALGLGLPVVVCINKIDRPGARPKEVVDEVLELFMDLGASDEQLDCPFVFASAKEGIASLDPDVPGTDMKPIFDTIIDYIPAPKGDPEGNLQVLISTIDYNEYVGRIGVGKVDNGVINVNQDAVIVNHHDPSRVEKVKISKLYEYEGLSKIDVKEAGIGSIVAISGIADLKIGDTVCGVEAPEAIPFQKISDPTISMNFMVNDSPLAGQEGKFVTSRHLKDRLFKELNTDVSLRVEETDSTDTFKVSGRGELHLSVLIEEMRREGYEFAVSKAEVIFQKDENGKVTEPMETAYVDVPDEFSGAVIQDLSQRKGELLNMGSIAGGYTRLEFTIPSRGLIGFRGPFMTETKGNGIINTTFSGYGPYKGDLSYRKTGSLIAFEAGEAVTYGLFNAQERGSLFIGPGAKVYSGMVIGSNPRSEDIELNVCKTKHLTNTRTSSSDEALRLVPPVILSLEQALDFIDSDELLEVTPKNLRIRKRILDPLKRKRAGISAKAKATN, from the coding sequence ATGATTAGTTCAAGAGATGACATAAGAAATGTTGCCATCATCGCCCACGTCGATCATGGTAAGACCACTCTCGTAGACGCACTGCTTCACCAGAGCGGTGTATTTCGTGAAAATCAGGATGTTCAGGAACGTGTTATGGACTCCAACGATATCGAGCGAGAGCGTGGAATTACCATTCTTTCAAAAAATACTGCCGTTAAATACGGTGATACACGTATTAATATTATAGATACACCCGGCCACGCGGACTTCGGCGGTGAGGTTGAGCGTATCCTTAAAATGGTAAACGGTGTTGTACTTCTCGTTGACGCCTTTGAAGGAGTTATGCCCCAGACAAAATTCGTTCTTATGAAGGCACTTGGTTTAGGTCTTCCTGTTGTAGTATGCATTAACAAGATCGACCGTCCCGGCGCACGTCCCAAGGAAGTAGTTGATGAAGTTTTAGAGCTTTTCATGGATCTTGGAGCCAGCGACGAGCAGCTTGACTGTCCTTTCGTATTTGCATCTGCAAAAGAAGGCATAGCTTCTCTTGATCCAGATGTTCCCGGAACTGATATGAAGCCTATCTTCGATACCATCATTGATTACATCCCGGCTCCCAAAGGCGATCCCGAAGGAAATCTTCAGGTACTCATCAGTACTATTGATTATAATGAATATGTCGGCCGTATCGGTGTAGGAAAGGTTGACAACGGCGTGATCAATGTTAACCAGGATGCTGTAATAGTCAACCATCACGATCCTTCCCGTGTTGAAAAGGTTAAGATCAGCAAACTTTACGAATATGAAGGATTAAGCAAGATCGATGTTAAGGAAGCCGGCATTGGATCTATAGTGGCTATTTCCGGAATAGCAGACTTAAAGATCGGTGATACCGTCTGCGGTGTTGAAGCTCCGGAAGCAATTCCTTTCCAGAAGATTTCCGATCCTACGATTTCCATGAATTTCATGGTTAATGACTCACCTCTTGCAGGTCAGGAGGGCAAATTCGTTACCAGCCGTCACTTAAAGGACAGACTTTTCAAAGAGCTTAATACAGACGTTTCTCTCCGTGTTGAGGAAACAGATTCAACTGATACATTTAAGGTCTCAGGACGTGGTGAGCTTCATCTTTCTGTACTTATCGAGGAAATGCGTCGTGAAGGATATGAATTTGCTGTAAGTAAGGCCGAAGTTATCTTCCAGAAAGACGAGAACGGAAAAGTTACCGAGCCTATGGAAACAGCTTATGTTGATGTTCCTGATGAATTTTCAGGTGCTGTTATCCAGGATCTTTCCCAGCGTAAGGGTGAGCTCCTTAACATGGGTTCAATAGCCGGTGGTTATACAAGACTCGAATTCACCATACCTTCAAGAGGACTTATAGGTTTCCGTGGTCCTTTCATGACAGAAACAAAGGGTAATGGTATCATAAATACTACTTTCAGCGGATATGGTCCTTATAAGGGAGATCTTTCCTACAGAAAGACCGGATCACTTATCGCATTTGAAGCAGGTGAAGCTGTTACTTATGGTCTTTTCAATGCTCAGGAACGCGGCAGTCTTTTCATTGGACCGGGTGCAAAGGTTTATTCCGGAATGGTCATCGGTTCAAATCCAAGGTCTGAGGATATAGAGCTTAACGTATGCAAGACCAAGCATCTTACAAATACACGTACCTCTTCTTCAGATGAAGCATTAAGACTTGTACCTCCCGTTATTCTTTCACTCGAACAGGCTCTTGATTTCATTGATTCAGATGAACTTTTAGAGGTTACTCCAAAGAATCTCAGAATCAGAAAACGTATCCTTGATCCGCTTAAGAGAAAGAGAGCCGGAATTAGCGCTAAAGCAAAGGCAACTAATTAA
- a CDS encoding cob(I)yrinic acid a,c-diamide adenosyltransferase, protein MDKGHIQIFCGEGRGKTSAAVGQGIKAAERGKSVVIIQFLKGNTSGGFDILKRLEPDIKLFSFEKSESPYEELSDEERIEEAGNIRNGVNFAKKVLTTGGCDLLILDEFLGLFDNDILTIEDFKDLIEAKGENVGIIMTGINVREDICKYAGEITKLETVKFLKGESDVSI, encoded by the coding sequence ATGGACAAAGGTCATATTCAGATTTTCTGTGGAGAAGGAAGGGGTAAAACAAGCGCCGCGGTAGGCCAGGGTATAAAAGCCGCAGAAAGAGGAAAAAGCGTAGTAATAATTCAGTTTTTGAAGGGAAATACAAGCGGAGGCTTCGATATATTAAAGAGACTTGAACCTGATATAAAATTATTCAGTTTTGAAAAATCAGAGAGTCCATATGAGGAGCTTAGCGATGAAGAGAGAATAGAAGAGGCCGGAAATATCAGAAACGGTGTGAATTTTGCAAAGAAGGTTTTAACGACCGGAGGATGTGATCTGCTTATTCTTGATGAGTTCCTGGGGCTTTTTGACAACGATATACTTACAATAGAAGATTTTAAGGATCTCATAGAAGCCAAAGGAGAGAATGTCGGAATTATAATGACAGGTATCAATGTCAGAGAAGATATCTGCAAATATGCGGGTGAAATTACAAAGCTTGAAACAGTTAAGTTTCTGAAAGGAGAGTCAGATGTCAGTATTTAA
- the dapA gene encoding 4-hydroxy-tetrahydrodipicolinate synthase, protein MSVFKGAGVAIITPFLENGDVNYDKLAEIIELQIKNGTDSIVICGTTGESACLTEEEHIECIRFAVKQVNKRVPVIAGAGSNCTRTAVYLSEEAEKAGADALLLVTPYYNKTTQAGLIDHYTTVANSVNIPIILYNVKSRTGVNIEPETCAHLVKNVPNIVGIKEASGDISQITKLKAICPEVELYSGNDDQVVPILSVGGLGVISVVSNVAPRYMHDLVMKYLSGDVQGSAKMQLDVIELVEALFCETNPIPVKHAMNLMGMQVGPLRKPLVSMAPANLERLRTAMKNFGLIQA, encoded by the coding sequence ATGTCAGTATTTAAAGGAGCAGGTGTAGCGATCATCACACCTTTTTTAGAAAATGGGGATGTTAATTACGATAAACTTGCTGAGATTATCGAATTACAGATAAAGAACGGCACAGATTCAATAGTAATATGCGGAACCACAGGTGAGTCGGCATGTCTCACGGAAGAGGAGCATATTGAATGCATCAGATTTGCAGTAAAACAAGTAAATAAGAGAGTTCCTGTTATTGCAGGAGCAGGTTCAAACTGCACAAGGACTGCTGTATACCTTTCGGAAGAGGCTGAAAAGGCAGGAGCAGATGCATTGCTTTTAGTTACACCTTATTATAACAAGACAACTCAGGCAGGTCTTATAGATCATTATACAACAGTTGCAAATTCTGTTAATATACCGATCATCCTTTATAATGTAAAGTCAAGGACAGGTGTAAACATTGAGCCTGAGACATGTGCTCACCTTGTTAAGAATGTTCCTAATATCGTAGGCATTAAGGAAGCATCCGGTGATATTTCTCAGATCACGAAGCTTAAAGCTATTTGCCCTGAAGTAGAGCTTTATTCCGGGAACGATGATCAGGTTGTTCCGATTCTTTCTGTAGGGGGTCTTGGTGTAATTTCGGTTGTATCAAATGTAGCTCCCCGTTATATGCATGATCTTGTAATGAAATATTTAAGCGGAGATGTTCAGGGATCTGCAAAGATGCAGCTTGATGTTATAGAGCTGGTAGAGGCACTTTTCTGCGAGACCAATCCTATACCGGTCAAGCATGCAATGAACCTTATGGGAATGCAGGTAGGACCTCTTAGAAAGCCTTTGGTAAGTATGGCACCTGCTAATCTTGAAAGACTCAGAACTGCAATGAAGAACTTTGGACTTATCCAGGCGTAA
- the dapB gene encoding 4-hydroxy-tetrahydrodipicolinate reductase: MTKMIMSGCNGRMGRMITSLVEKDPEIEIVAGIDKFTAVENSYPVFDSVDKCDVEADVIVDFSLPSGTDALLDHAVERNIPLVLCTTGLTEEQIEKVKKSSEKIAVLRSANMSVGVNVLLKVLSEVAPKLAEAGFDIEIVEKHHNQKKDAPSGTAIALADAINSSMGNSYEYVYDRSSRSEARPEKEIGISAVRGGTIPGDHDVIFAGEDEVITFSHRAYSRAIFGKGAIAAAKYLGGKPAGMYDMSDVLA; this comes from the coding sequence ATGACAAAAATGATAATGAGCGGCTGTAATGGCCGCATGGGCAGAATGATCACAAGCCTTGTGGAAAAGGATCCGGAAATAGAAATAGTTGCAGGAATTGATAAATTTACTGCTGTTGAAAATTCTTATCCGGTATTTGATTCTGTTGATAAATGTGATGTGGAAGCAGATGTAATTGTTGACTTTTCGCTTCCTTCAGGTACGGATGCACTTCTTGATCATGCAGTAGAAAGAAATATTCCTCTCGTACTTTGCACAACAGGCCTTACAGAAGAGCAGATTGAAAAAGTTAAGAAGTCATCTGAAAAAATAGCAGTATTAAGAAGTGCCAATATGTCAGTCGGAGTGAATGTGCTTTTGAAAGTTCTTTCAGAGGTAGCACCAAAACTTGCCGAGGCAGGATTTGATATCGAGATAGTTGAAAAGCATCATAATCAGAAGAAGGATGCTCCTTCCGGCACAGCCATAGCACTTGCCGATGCAATAAATTCATCTATGGGAAACAGTTATGAATATGTTTACGACAGAAGCAGCAGATCTGAAGCCAGACCTGAAAAGGAAATAGGCATTTCTGCTGTCAGAGGAGGAACTATTCCCGGAGATCATGATGTAATATTTGCAGGTGAGGATGAAGTTATTACATTCAGTCATCGTGCTTATTCAAGAGCCATCTTTGGCAAGGGCGCGATAGCTGCAGCAAAGTATCTCGGTGGAAAGCCGGCAGGAATGTATGACATGTCGGATGTACTTGCATAA
- the hisA gene encoding phosphoribosylformimino-5-aminoimidazole carboxamide ribotide isomerase translates to MEFRPCIDIHNGKVKQIVGSSLKDEGNAAKENFVASHLASYFAEIYRSHDLKGGHVILLNSKDSEYYNATKEEALSALREFPGGLQVGGGIDDRSAAEFIDAGALQVIVTSYVFKDGELKYDKLRAMQEAVGKNGLVLDLSCRRKAGTDDYFLVTDRWQKFTNIKINKEFLEEMAGECAELLIHAVDVEGKSSGIDENIVSMLSEIDDFPVTYAGGVRNLKDIEKIRFLGKNKVNFTVGSALKLFGGNLEIEDIIDMTI, encoded by the coding sequence ATGGAATTCAGACCTTGTATAGATATACATAACGGAAAAGTTAAACAGATAGTGGGAAGTTCCCTTAAGGATGAAGGTAATGCAGCAAAGGAAAATTTTGTTGCATCACATCTGGCTTCTTACTTTGCTGAAATTTATAGATCACATGACCTTAAGGGAGGCCATGTGATTTTGCTTAATTCAAAAGATTCAGAATATTATAATGCTACAAAAGAAGAGGCTCTTTCGGCTCTCAGAGAATTCCCGGGAGGCTTGCAAGTTGGCGGCGGTATAGATGACAGATCCGCAGCTGAATTTATAGATGCCGGTGCATTACAGGTAATAGTTACCTCTTATGTATTTAAGGATGGAGAGTTAAAGTACGACAAATTACGTGCGATGCAGGAGGCAGTCGGAAAGAACGGTCTGGTTCTGGATCTCTCCTGCAGGAGAAAGGCTGGTACGGATGATTATTTCCTCGTAACAGATCGCTGGCAGAAGTTCACCAATATAAAGATCAATAAGGAATTTCTCGAGGAAATGGCCGGTGAATGTGCAGAACTTTTGATCCATGCAGTTGATGTTGAGGGAAAGAGCAGCGGAATTGATGAGAATATTGTTTCAATGTTGTCTGAAATTGATGATTTCCCCGTAACCTATGCCGGAGGGGTCAGGAATCTGAAAGATATAGAAAAAATACGTTTCCTTGGAAAGAACAAGGTGAATTTTACAGTTGGAAGTGCCCTGAAACTTTTTGGAGGAAACCTGGAAATAGAAGATATCATTGATATGACTATTTAA
- the araA gene encoding L-arabinose isomerase codes for MSKLYFIPGSQDLYGAECLKQVAADVAEMVKFLNEKLDGVIEIEQLPTVETSDICIADMKKAQFDDDCVGVITWMHTFSPAKMWIKGLQELKKPLLHLHTQANEKLPYDEIDMDFMNLNQAAHGDREYGFILARLGIPHEVVAGFYKHAKFISKVRRFAEVAKAIGYSKKLRVAAFGNNMRDVAVTDGDRVESQIRYGWEVNYYAIGDLVDIISEVTDAEIDKKMDEYTSKYTMATDNIDSVREQAKYEVAFDKFLAKERIGAFTDTFQDLHNMKQLPGIAAQNLMGRGVGFGPEGDYKIAAFSAVLMKMAESRDGATGFIEDYTYDLTEGEELELASHMLEVPVTFAKNKPEIQVHPLGIGGKEDPARLVFDGVTGDAIQVTMVDMGDHFRIICADIELVEQPKPMPKLPVARIMYRHKPNFEIGTAAWCYAGGAHHSVVSNVLTRDDIAMFARLTGTELITIGEDTTEADLQKFFMK; via the coding sequence ATGAGCAAACTTTATTTCATCCCAGGCAGCCAGGATCTTTACGGCGCAGAGTGCTTAAAGCAGGTAGCAGCTGATGTAGCTGAGATGGTAAAATTCTTAAATGAGAAACTTGATGGTGTTATAGAAATTGAGCAGCTTCCTACAGTTGAGACTTCCGATATCTGTATTGCAGATATGAAAAAAGCTCAGTTTGATGATGACTGTGTAGGTGTAATCACATGGATGCATACATTCTCACCTGCTAAAATGTGGATCAAGGGTCTTCAGGAATTAAAGAAGCCTCTTCTTCATCTTCATACACAGGCTAACGAAAAGCTTCCTTATGATGAGATCGACATGGATTTCATGAATCTTAACCAGGCTGCACACGGCGACAGAGAATATGGTTTCATCCTTGCTCGTCTTGGTATTCCTCACGAAGTTGTAGCAGGTTTCTACAAGCATGCAAAGTTCATCTCTAAGGTTCGTCGTTTTGCTGAGGTTGCAAAGGCAATCGGCTATTCTAAGAAGCTTCGTGTTGCTGCATTCGGTAACAACATGAGAGATGTTGCTGTTACAGATGGTGACAGAGTTGAAAGCCAGATCAGATATGGTTGGGAAGTAAATTATTATGCAATCGGTGACCTTGTTGATATCATCAGTGAAGTAACAGATGCTGAAATCGACAAGAAAATGGATGAATACACAAGCAAATATACAATGGCTACAGACAATATCGATTCTGTTCGTGAGCAGGCTAAGTATGAGGTTGCTTTTGATAAATTCCTTGCTAAAGAGCGTATCGGTGCATTTACAGATACATTCCAGGATCTTCACAATATGAAGCAGCTTCCCGGTATTGCTGCACAGAACCTCATGGGACGCGGCGTTGGATTTGGTCCTGAAGGTGATTACAAGATCGCAGCTTTCTCTGCAGTACTTATGAAGATGGCTGAAAGCAGAGATGGTGCTACAGGCTTCATTGAGGATTATACATATGACCTCACAGAGGGCGAAGAGCTTGAGCTTGCTTCTCACATGCTTGAGGTTCCTGTAACCTTTGCAAAGAACAAGCCCGAAATTCAGGTTCACCCTCTTGGCATCGGCGGAAAAGAAGATCCTGCTCGTCTTGTATTTGATGGTGTTACAGGTGATGCTATCCAGGTAACAATGGTAGATATGGGCGATCATTTCCGTATCATCTGTGCTGATATTGAACTTGTTGAGCAGCCTAAGCCTATGCCGAAACTCCCTGTTGCACGTATCATGTATCGTCATAAGCCTAATTTCGAAATCGGCACAGCTGCATGGTGCTATGCAGGCGGCGCTCATCACAGCGTGGTTTCAAATGTTCTTACCCGTGATGATATCGCAATGTTTGCAAGACTTACAGGTACTGAGCTTATCACAATCGGCGAAGATACCACTGAAGCAGATTTACAGAAATTTTTCATGAAATAA
- a CDS encoding GntR family transcriptional regulator: MSRKKENLNENLKYVKLYNWARTLILSGVMQYGERLPSEHMLERKFNYSRQTVRSALDVLENEGLIARQRGSGTYVSFKTGAEDSDRKHIGLILSYFADYMFPQIYAGIESVMKEQNIGIDVAVTKNHINDETVFLERFIKSHAAGLIVEGTRSSFPNPNIALYDKFVKKNIPVIFIHNHYSNIKFDSVEMVDAKCSYSLTQLLVDNGHKNIGAIFKYDDMQGLERYRGFSECLSDNNIRLDDERIQWYSTKEMDSLFTRKGIAALERRFSGCTAIMTYNDEVAASLSQAFTSRGYKIPDDFSIVSFDNASLNDFPSLSLCTADHPKFELGKRAARNLLRMMDDPDWHNNNYSYRFPVSIVSGNSIKDIH, translated from the coding sequence ATGTCAAGGAAAAAAGAAAACTTAAACGAAAACTTAAAATATGTGAAGCTTTACAATTGGGCCAGAACGCTTATATTAAGCGGAGTTATGCAGTATGGAGAGCGTCTTCCTTCCGAGCATATGCTTGAAAGAAAATTCAATTATTCTCGTCAGACTGTCCGTTCTGCATTAGATGTACTTGAAAATGAAGGCCTTATTGCAAGACAGCGTGGAAGTGGTACTTATGTATCATTTAAGACAGGTGCAGAGGATTCCGACCGCAAACACATAGGTCTTATTCTTTCTTATTTTGCAGACTATATGTTTCCTCAGATCTATGCAGGTATAGAATCTGTAATGAAAGAACAGAATATCGGAATCGATGTCGCTGTTACCAAAAACCATATAAATGATGAAACAGTATTTCTTGAGCGTTTCATAAAATCACATGCAGCCGGACTTATAGTCGAAGGAACAAGATCATCCTTCCCAAATCCGAACATTGCTCTTTATGATAAATTCGTCAAGAAAAATATACCTGTTATCTTCATTCATAATCACTATTCAAATATTAAATTTGACAGTGTGGAAATGGTCGATGCAAAATGCAGCTATTCACTTACACAGCTTTTAGTGGATAACGGTCACAAAAACATAGGTGCTATCTTCAAATATGACGATATGCAGGGACTTGAAAGATATCGCGGATTTTCCGAATGTTTATCGGATAACAACATCCGTCTTGATGATGAGCGCATTCAGTGGTATTCCACCAAGGAAATGGATTCTCTCTTCACCAGGAAAGGCATCGCAGCTCTAGAACGACGTTTTAGCGGATGTACTGCCATCATGACCTACAATGATGAAGTAGCTGCTTCTCTTTCGCAGGCCTTTACCAGCCGTGGATATAAGATTCCGGATGATTTTTCAATCGTTTCTTTTGATAATGCATCACTTAACGATTTTCCGTCGCTCTCACTCTGCACCGCAGATCACCCCAAGTTTGAACTTGGAAAAAGAGCAGCAAGAAATTTATTGCGAATGATGGATGACCCGGATTGGCACAATAATAACTATTCTTATCGTTTTCCTGTGTCGATCGTAAGTGGTAATTCCATTAAAGATATACACTAA
- a CDS encoding cold shock domain-containing protein has protein sequence MKGTVKWFNNQKGYGFISDEHGSDVFVHYSGIVTEGFKSLDEGQKVEFDVVNGEKGPQATNVVKLS, from the coding sequence ATGAAAGGTACAGTTAAGTGGTTCAACAATCAGAAGGGTTACGGCTTTATTTCAGACGAGCATGGAAGTGACGTATTTGTGCACTACTCAGGAATTGTTACTGAGGGATTCAAGTCTCTCGATGAAGGTCAGAAGGTTGAGTTCGACGTTGTAAATGGCGAAAAAGGACCTCAGGCTACAAACGTAGTAAAGCTTTCATAA
- a CDS encoding M23 family metallopeptidase has translation MSEGDNKKKSNKKDNKKKHGYTFLMVSNKSGKVNEIHFTSDVLLVLLIILGLGIAGILAYFIHYSAELHNDRMQILAWESQYNETMSALTAAVSENDKLVIKNKELEKQLSRKDYLEQQSSSAEATKYVPSGFPISGQVSTPSKYSETIEGVVFTVGQGAKIAAAGNGKVSSVTYDNTYGYIIVIDHENGFKSYYCYNTEPLVAEGETVSRGQSLYFTSDNDQFTYKISYEGSYIDPNTVIDIDG, from the coding sequence ATGTCTGAAGGAGATAATAAAAAGAAAAGTAATAAGAAAGACAATAAAAAGAAACATGGCTATACATTTTTGATGGTTTCTAATAAAAGCGGAAAAGTCAATGAAATACATTTTACGTCAGATGTTCTTCTGGTATTGCTTATTATTTTAGGACTTGGGATTGCAGGAATACTGGCATATTTCATTCATTATTCAGCAGAGCTGCACAATGACAGGATGCAGATCCTGGCCTGGGAAAGCCAGTATAATGAAACAATGTCTGCGCTTACTGCAGCCGTAAGTGAAAATGACAAGCTTGTTATTAAAAATAAGGAACTAGAGAAACAGCTCAGCAGAAAAGATTATCTTGAACAGCAGAGCAGTTCTGCAGAAGCCACAAAATATGTTCCTTCAGGATTCCCTATCAGTGGACAGGTTTCTACTCCGTCAAAGTATTCGGAAACCATAGAAGGCGTTGTTTTTACAGTCGGACAGGGAGCTAAGATAGCTGCTGCCGGAAATGGCAAGGTAAGCTCGGTCACTTATGACAATACATATGGTTACATCATAGTAATAGATCATGAAAATGGCTTTAAGTCTTATTATTGCTATAATACAGAGCCTCTGGTCGCAGAGGGCGAGACCGTAAGCAGAGGTCAGTCTTTGTACTTTACTTCGGATAATGATCAATTTACTTATAAGATAAGTTATGAAGGAAGCTATATAGATCCTAACACCGTTATCGATATCGATGGCTGA